From Prevotella sp. oral taxon 299 str. F0039:
TTTCTAGACCATTATCTTTACGCATATTTTGAATACGATTAATCAACTCACGAGCCAAACCTTCTTGTAATAATTCTTCGGTTAATTCAACTTCAAGTGCAACTGTTACGTTACCTTCGTTTGCAACTAAACATCCTGGAATGTCTTCATTAATAATTTCAACATCTTCTTTTTCAAGGATTACCTCTTGTTCAGCAATAATACCAAGAACATAATTTTCCTTTTCTTTCAAGCTACGCTCTATTTCAATAATATTTTCTTGCGTTAGAGTGTTCACTTTATTAGCTATATCTTTCATTAACTTACCATATTTCTTACCAAGAGTACGGAAGTTACATTTTATTTTCTTCACTAAAACACCATCAGTCTCAATAAAGTTAAGCTCTTTTACATTTACTTCGTTTTTAACAAGCTCTGCAATTGCCTCAATATGTTTGCGTTGTTTATCATCAACAGCAGGTACCATTATCTGTTGAAGTGGCTGACGAACTTTGATATTTACCTTTCTTCTAAGAGCTAAGATCATTGAAGTTATCTTTTGAGCAATACTCATTCGCTCTTCAAGATCATGATCAATATATTCTTCTTTCGCTTCTGGATAATGCGCTAAATGGACAGAGTCGAACGCTTCACGATGTGTTGCAGACATTAAGTCGCAATATAATCTATCTGCAAAGAACGGCGCAAATGGTGCTAATAGTTTCGAAATAGTTTCCAAACAAGTATAAAGTGTTTGATAAGCACTTAATTTATCAGTACTCATTTCTTTACCCCAGAAACGTTTTCTGTTCAATCTTACATACCAGTTTGATAAATCATCATTTACAAAAGCATCTATCAAACGACCAGCCTTAGTAGGACTATATTCTGAAAGTTCCTTATCTACATTGCGAATCAATGTATGTAAGCAAGATAAGATCCATCTATCAATCTCGGGGCGGTCATTTAATGGAACCTCTTTCTCTGCAAATGAGAATCCATCAACATTAGCATAAAGAGCAAAGAATGAATAAGTGTTATATAAAGTTCCGAAGAATTTACGACGAACTTCATCAACCCCTTCTTTATCGAACTTAAGATTATCCCATGGTTCACTATTGGTCATCATGTAGAAACGTACAGAATCTGCTCCATACTTCTCTATCATATCAAATGGATTCACCACATTACCAACGTGTTTACTCATCTTATTGCCTTTAGAGTCAAGCACAAGACCAGTTGAAATAACATTCTTAAAAGCAACACTATCGAATATCATTGTTGCAATTGCATGTAGAGTGAAGAACCAACCACGTGTTTGATCTACACCTTCGTTGATAAAGTCTGCAGGGAAAGCAAGACCTTTATCTATCATATCTTTATTTTCAAAAGGATAATGCACCTGTGCATAAGGCATAGCACCTGAATCAAACCAAACATCTACAAGGTCGGTTTCACGAGTCATTGCCTTTCCTTTGCTACTAACAAGAACAATATTATCAACATAAGGACGATGAAGATCTACTTTATCATAATTCTCTTTTGAGTAATCTCCAGGAATAAAACCATTATCTTTCAATGGGTTTGAAGACATAAAGCCTACTTTTACTGCCTCTTCGACCTCATTATACAGTTCTTCTAACGAGCCAATGCACTTTTCTTCACCATCTTCATCTTTCCAAATTGGTAGTGGTGTACCCCAGAAACGAGAACGAGACAAGTTCCAGTCGTTTAGATTTTCAAGCCAATTACCAAATCTTCCTGTACCAGTTGATTCGGGTTGCCAGTTAATGGTTTTATTCAATTCAAACATTCTGGCTTTCTTTGCAGTACTCTTTATAAACCAACTATCCAATGGGTAATAAAGAACTGGCTTGTCTGTACGCCAACAATGAGGATAGTTGTGTACATGCTTCTCGATCTTGAACGCAGTTCCTTCTGACTTCATTTCAAGAGCAATAATCAAGTTGAGGTCTTCTGCAGCATTTGCAGCTTTCTCATCATATCCGTTTACATTAAATTCTGGAGCATAAGCGTTCTTCACATAATCGCCAGCATGATGTTGATAAGCCTCAACATCAATGCATTTAGAAATGAAGTTATCATCTAGTTCATCTACAGTATAATATTTACCTTGTAGATCAACCATAGGACGTGTCTCGCCTTTCTTATTGATTAAGATAATAGGGGGAATTC
This genomic window contains:
- the ileS gene encoding isoleucine--tRNA ligase, with translation MSKIFAEYSGLDLTKTNNEILAAWQSKDIFHRSIEEREGCPEFVFFEGPPSANGHPGIHHVLARAIKDTFNRYKTMKGFQVHRKAGWDTHGLPVELGVEKELGITKKDIDNKASAKYISVEEYNHKCRENVMKFTEEWRELTEKMGYFVDLEHPYITYENKYIETLWWLLKQFYTKGYLYKGYTIQPYSPGAGTGLSSHELNQPGCYKDVKDTVVTALFKVAEPKTEWTEWGTSYFMAWTTTPWTLPSNTALCVGPNIDYVAVQTYNPYNAQPVTLILAESRLNAYLSGEGKDLPLNEYKQGDNVIPYKVIGSYKGSELVGIHYHQLMPWVKPSAKLDNNAVEFITRFAEAHPENIFTSENGKERFVEMSQEAFRVIPGDYVTTEDGAGIVHIANTFGADDAKVANDAGIPPIILINKKGETRPMVDLQGKYYTVDELDDNFISKCIDVEAYQHHAGDYVKNAYAPEFNVNGYDEKAANAAEDLNLIIALEMKSEGTAFKIEKHVHNYPHCWRTDKPVLYYPLDSWFIKSTAKKARMFELNKTINWQPESTGTGRFGNWLENLNDWNLSRSRFWGTPLPIWKDEDGEEKCIGSLEELYNEVEEAVKVGFMSSNPLKDNGFIPGDYSKENYDKVDLHRPYVDNIVLVSSKGKAMTRETDLVDVWFDSGAMPYAQVHYPFENKDMIDKGLAFPADFINEGVDQTRGWFFTLHAIATMIFDSVAFKNVISTGLVLDSKGNKMSKHVGNVVNPFDMIEKYGADSVRFYMMTNSEPWDNLKFDKEGVDEVRRKFFGTLYNTYSFFALYANVDGFSFAEKEVPLNDRPEIDRWILSCLHTLIRNVDKELSEYSPTKAGRLIDAFVNDDLSNWYVRLNRKRFWGKEMSTDKLSAYQTLYTCLETISKLLAPFAPFFADRLYCDLMSATHREAFDSVHLAHYPEAKEEYIDHDLEERMSIAQKITSMILALRRKVNIKVRQPLQQIMVPAVDDKQRKHIEAIAELVKNEVNVKELNFIETDGVLVKKIKCNFRTLGKKYGKLMKDIANKVNTLTQENIIEIERSLKEKENYVLGIIAEQEVILEKEDVEIINEDIPGCLVANEGNVTVALEVELTEELLQEGLARELINRIQNMRKDNGLEITDRINIMVAENDKMQAAIEHYGEYIKGQVLADNITIATNKGEEVDFDDFKLNIKIQKV